A window of the Vigna angularis cultivar LongXiaoDou No.4 chromosome 3, ASM1680809v1, whole genome shotgun sequence genome harbors these coding sequences:
- the LOC108324740 gene encoding serine decarboxylase 1-like gives MSLEKKLQIGIEDKLALTEFNGETQPNLDSVISHYAQSLNQTNLRFLGYPTNQNLNCDTLAPLLHFHLNNAGDPFRGSSYTMNSTSFEVCVLDWFANLCEIEKSKYWGYVTTGGTEGNLHGILVGREQLPDGMLYASQDSHYSIFKTARMYRMQCMKVSSLVSGEIDCDELKTLLLAHRDKPAIINLNIGTTMKGGVDDLDLVIQTLKECGFARDRFYIHCDGALFGAMLPFIKQAPKISFKKPIGSIAISGHKFLGCPIPCGAVITRKEYINVLTDVEYIGSRDVTITGSRSGHAPIFLWYAIKRKGFMGLESEVHKCIANASHLQHRLRKAGVGAMLNKFSNIVVFERPPDEDFARKWSLACEGNIAHVVVMQHVTTEMLDSFVDEFLQKRSTWFQDGRFLPLCISSDVGSRHCACSIHNSVS, from the exons ATGTCTCTAGAGAAGAAGTTGCAGATAGGTATTGAAGACAAGCTTGCCCTCACCGAGTTCAATGGCGAGACACAACCTAATTTGGATTCAGTTATTTCTCACTATGCCCAGAGTCTAAATCAGACCAACTTACGATTCTTGG GCTACCCCACTAATCAAAACCTCAACTGTGACACATTAGCACCATTGCTTCATTTTCATTTGAACAATGCTGGTGATCCATTTCGAGGGAGCAGCTACACCATGAATTCAACATCATTTGAAGTTTGCGTGCTTGATTGGTTTGCAAATCTATGTGAGATAGAGAAGAGCAAGTATTGGGGATACGTCACAACAGGAGGAACCGAAGGGAATCTTCATGGGATTTTAGTAGG GAGAGAACAATTGCCAGATGGGATGTTATATGCCTCACAAGATTCCCATTATTCAATCTTCAAAACTGCAAGAATGTATCGAATGCAATGCATGAAGGTTAGCAGTTTGGTCTCTGGAGAGATTGATTGTGATGAACTGAAGACATTGCTTCTTGCTCACAGGGACAAGCCAGCCATCATCAATCTCAACATCG GGACAACTATGAAAGGAGGAGTTGATGACCTTGATCTTGTAATACAAACACTTAAGGAATGTGGTTTCGCTCGCGACAGGTTCTATATTCATTGTGATGGAGCTTTGTTCGGAGCCATGTTGCCTTTTATCAAACAA GCACCAAAGATCAGTTTCAAGAAACCCATAGGAAGTATAGCTATTTCAGGGCATAAGTTTCTGGGATGTCCAATCCCTTGTGGTGCTGTAATAACTCGTAAAGAATACATAAACGTATTAACTGATGTAGAATATATTGGTTCAAGAGATGTTACAATCACAGGTAGTCGTTCTGGGCATGCACCGATTTTTCTTTGGTATGccataaaaagaaaaggttttatgGGACTTGAAAGCGAAGTGCATAAATGCATAGCCAATGCATCCCATCTACAACATCGATTACGAAAGGCTGGAGTTGGTGCAATGTTAAACAAGTTTAGCAACATCGTTGTCTTTGAAAGACCACCAGACGAAGACTTTGCTCGTAAATGGAGTTTGGCATGCGAGGGAAACATTGCACACGTAGTAGTGATGCAACATGTTACCACTGAAATGTTGGATTCCTTTGTTGATGAATTTCTTCAAAAACGGTCCACTTGGTTTCAAGATGGACGATTTCTACCTCTATGCATTTCAAGTGACGTCGGTTCTAGACATTGTGCTTGTTCAATACACAATTCAGTCTCGTGA